A genomic window from Methanobrevibacter oralis includes:
- a CDS encoding SseB family protein yields MSNLKELIEELIEIDESEEKNEERLHELDHEIDHKVFESEFLIPLIETENDETEIITLIIGEEDDDSEEYLIPIYTDEEEFDEGIKQFIDGFDETKLLRDKLTGEQLITAYCEDEEFVGVIINAPQCGFIIPMENIHQCC; encoded by the coding sequence ATGAGTAATCTTAAAGAATTAATAGAAGAATTAATAGAAATCGATGAATCTGAAGAAAAAAATGAAGAAAGACTTCATGAGTTAGATCATGAAATAGATCATAAAGTATTTGAAAGTGAATTTTTAATTCCATTAATCGAAACTGAAAATGATGAAACTGAAATAATAACTTTAATCATTGGGGAAGAAGATGATGATAGTGAAGAATATCTTATTCCTATTTATACTGATGAAGAAGAATTTGATGAAGGTATAAAACAATTTATAGATGGATTTGATGAAACTAAGTTACTCCGTGATAAACTTACTGGTGAACAATTAATTACTGCTTACTGTGAAGACGAAGAATTTGTTGGAGTAATTATTAATGCACCACAATGTGGATTTATTATTCCAATGGAAAACATCCATCAATGTTGTTAA